Proteins from a genomic interval of Persephonella sp.:
- the hslU gene encoding ATP-dependent protease ATPase subunit HslU: MIKEELTPKQIVQELDKYIVGQKDAKKAVAIALRNRWRRQQLPEELRDEIIPKNILMIGPTGVGKTEIARRLANLVGAPFIKVEATKFTEVGYVGRDVESIIRELAEASFKMVKAEKMEEVQEKAKQLAEEKVLDYLVPRKVRAYGTLESYEEESPAREKFRQMLKEGQLDEKVVEIDVEEKPVSVIGGVIAPGMEDIENQLRDLFSSLSPSKRKKRKVTVKEALKIIQQQEAEKLIDMDEVASEAVYRAENYGIVFIDEIDKVAGKSTGSSPDVSREGVQRDLLPIVEGTTVSTKYGPIKTDHILFIAAGAFHLSKPSDLIPELQGRFPIRVELQPLTKEDFVKILTQPKNALIKQYKALLETEGVNLEFTDDAIETIAEIAEEVNEKTENIGARRLHTILEKIMEDYSFEAPELKGQYIIIDQKVVKQKLENVIQSEDLTRYIL; encoded by the coding sequence GTGATTAAAGAAGAATTAACACCAAAACAGATAGTTCAAGAGCTTGATAAGTATATAGTTGGACAGAAAGATGCTAAAAAAGCTGTTGCAATAGCATTGAGAAACAGATGGAGAAGACAGCAGCTTCCTGAGGAATTGAGAGATGAAATTATCCCTAAAAACATACTTATGATTGGACCTACAGGTGTAGGTAAAACAGAGATAGCGAGAAGACTTGCAAACCTTGTGGGAGCACCATTTATAAAGGTAGAAGCAACAAAATTCACAGAGGTTGGGTATGTAGGTAGAGATGTGGAATCTATAATCAGAGAGCTTGCAGAAGCATCTTTCAAAATGGTAAAAGCTGAAAAGATGGAAGAAGTTCAGGAAAAAGCAAAACAGCTTGCAGAAGAAAAAGTGCTGGACTACCTTGTTCCAAGAAAGGTAAGGGCTTACGGAACTCTTGAGTCTTACGAGGAGGAATCCCCTGCAAGGGAAAAATTCAGACAGATGCTAAAAGAAGGTCAGCTTGATGAAAAAGTCGTTGAGATAGATGTGGAGGAAAAGCCTGTATCTGTTATAGGAGGGGTGATAGCTCCCGGAATGGAGGATATAGAAAATCAGCTTAGAGATTTATTTTCAAGCCTTTCCCCTTCTAAAAGAAAAAAAAGAAAGGTAACAGTAAAGGAAGCACTAAAAATCATACAACAGCAGGAAGCCGAAAAACTTATAGATATGGACGAGGTTGCTTCTGAGGCTGTTTATAGGGCAGAAAATTACGGGATAGTTTTTATAGATGAGATAGATAAAGTTGCAGGAAAATCAACAGGATCTTCCCCTGATGTTTCAAGGGAAGGGGTTCAGAGGGATCTACTCCCTATAGTCGAGGGAACGACAGTATCAACAAAGTATGGTCCCATAAAAACAGATCACATACTTTTTATAGCTGCAGGTGCTTTTCATCTTTCAAAACCTTCCGATCTTATCCCTGAACTTCAGGGTAGATTTCCAATAAGAGTTGAACTTCAGCCTTTGACAAAAGAGGATTTTGTAAAGATACTTACCCAACCAAAAAATGCTTTGATAAAACAGTATAAAGCACTACTTGAAACTGAAGGGGTTAATCTTGAGTTTACAGATGATGCTATAGAAACGATAGCAGAAATAGCAGAAGAGGTTAACGAAAAGACTGAAAATATTGGAGCAAGAAGGCTTCACACAATACTTGAGAAGATTATGGAGGATTACTCATTTGAAGCTCCAGAACTTAAAGGGCAGTATATAATAATTGATCAGAAAGTTGTGAAACAAAAGCTTGAAAATGTAATACAGAGTGAGGATCTAACAAGGTATATCTTATAA
- a CDS encoding acetate--CoA ligase family protein, whose protein sequence is MNNFEKLFNPKSIAVIGATDKKEKVGYAIFKNIIDGGFKGRVYPVNKRLKYLEGYKVYPSVLEIPDQIDLAIIAIPIVYVPQIFDQLGKKGVKAAVVVSAGGKEAGEEGRKIEQTIKQKADSYGIRFLGPNCLGFTNTLIDLNANFGLDKPLKGKTAFISQSGALFTAIMDWALQERIGFSYAVSIGNMADVDFGDLIRYLGDKNEVETILIYMESLSDPEKFAKACRDVTIKKPVVIAKAGKSETGQKAAVSHTGAIAGKDFLYTALFKRVGALRVESVLQLFDMTEALSKKPIPEGSRFAVVTNAGGPGVMAADQFDRWHTQPAKLSKETIEKLNRILPPVWSHNNPVDIIGDAPPERYMETLDILFDAPEVDGIICILTPQFMTKPFESAQVFYEVSKDKKKPFYSVLLGGEKLQKARRYLEEHDIPVFETPEEAVDSMFMAWRYRYCTDLVRKDNIPPKPERKAEIDEFIKSKIKQNQLLLTELDVKKILKAYSIPVNPTFNAKTKEEAVKIAQEIGYPVVMKINSPDILHKSDAGCVILNVSNSRQVEEAYDTITQNARSYKKDATIEGIIVEKQVKGDFELIIGSSYDSLFSQYIMFGMGGTMVEFFKDVSFDFIPLSESFAKEMVSSTKIYKILKEGFRNKKPVEIKKVVNILMNVSNLLQSHPEIKELDINPVVVKENQVWAVDGRIKLSLEKGKNTILV, encoded by the coding sequence ATGAACAACTTTGAAAAGTTATTTAATCCGAAAAGTATCGCCGTTATAGGGGCGACAGACAAAAAAGAGAAAGTAGGATATGCCATTTTCAAAAATATTATTGACGGTGGATTTAAAGGAAGGGTATACCCTGTAAACAAAAGATTAAAGTATCTGGAAGGGTATAAAGTCTATCCCTCTGTTTTAGAAATTCCTGATCAGATAGACCTTGCAATAATTGCAATACCTATCGTTTATGTTCCCCAGATTTTTGACCAGCTTGGTAAAAAGGGAGTAAAAGCAGCTGTTGTGGTATCAGCTGGAGGGAAAGAAGCAGGGGAAGAAGGTCGGAAAATAGAACAGACTATAAAACAGAAGGCTGACAGTTATGGAATAAGATTTTTAGGACCAAACTGCCTTGGTTTTACAAACACCCTTATTGATCTAAATGCAAACTTTGGACTTGATAAACCCTTGAAAGGTAAAACAGCTTTTATATCCCAGAGCGGGGCACTGTTTACGGCTATAATGGACTGGGCACTTCAGGAAAGGATAGGTTTTTCTTATGCAGTAAGCATAGGAAATATGGCTGATGTAGACTTTGGGGATCTTATCAGGTATTTAGGTGATAAGAATGAGGTAGAAACGATCTTAATATATATGGAAAGCCTGTCTGATCCTGAGAAGTTTGCAAAGGCTTGTAGAGATGTAACAATAAAAAAGCCGGTAGTAATAGCTAAAGCAGGGAAATCTGAGACAGGACAGAAAGCAGCAGTTTCCCACACAGGAGCAATCGCAGGGAAAGATTTTCTTTATACGGCTTTGTTTAAAAGGGTTGGTGCATTAAGGGTAGAAAGCGTTCTCCAGCTTTTTGACATGACAGAAGCCCTGTCAAAAAAACCGATCCCTGAAGGTAGTAGATTTGCTGTAGTTACAAACGCAGGCGGTCCTGGTGTTATGGCTGCAGACCAGTTTGACAGATGGCACACCCAACCTGCAAAGTTATCCAAGGAAACAATAGAAAAACTAAACCGGATTTTACCTCCTGTGTGGAGTCATAACAACCCTGTAGACATTATTGGAGATGCACCACCAGAAAGGTATATGGAAACACTTGACATTCTTTTTGATGCACCAGAAGTTGACGGGATAATATGTATCCTTACTCCCCAGTTTATGACTAAACCTTTTGAGAGTGCACAGGTCTTTTATGAGGTTTCTAAAGATAAGAAAAAGCCTTTTTACTCGGTTTTACTTGGGGGGGAAAAACTTCAGAAAGCCAGAAGGTATCTTGAGGAGCATGACATTCCGGTTTTTGAAACCCCTGAAGAAGCTGTAGACAGCATGTTTATGGCGTGGAGGTATAGATACTGCACAGATCTTGTAAGGAAGGATAATATCCCCCCAAAACCAGAAAGAAAGGCTGAAATCGATGAGTTTATAAAATCAAAAATAAAACAAAACCAGCTTTTGCTGACAGAACTTGATGTGAAAAAGATCTTAAAAGCCTACTCAATTCCTGTAAATCCAACATTTAATGCCAAGACAAAGGAGGAAGCTGTAAAGATAGCTCAGGAGATTGGCTATCCTGTAGTTATGAAAATCAACTCCCCTGATATACTTCATAAATCTGATGCCGGCTGTGTAATACTTAATGTTTCAAACAGCAGACAGGTAGAAGAGGCTTACGATACAATTACCCAAAACGCCAGATCCTACAAAAAAGATGCCACAATAGAGGGTATTATTGTTGAGAAACAGGTGAAGGGAGATTTTGAGCTGATAATAGGGAGCAGTTACGACAGTCTGTTCAGCCAGTATATAATGTTTGGAATGGGGGGAACAATGGTTGAGTTCTTTAAAGATGTTTCATTTGATTTTATTCCTTTATCAGAAAGTTTTGCAAAGGAAATGGTCTCATCAACCAAAATCTATAAGATATTAAAAGAAGGCTTCAGGAATAAAAAACCTGTGGAAATAAAAAAGGTTGTAAATATATTAATGAATGTATCAAATTTATTACAGAGCCACCCTGAGATAAAAGAGCTGGACATTAACCCTGTTGTTGTGAAAGAAAATCAGGTGTGGGCTGTTGACGGGAGAATAAAACTGAGCTTAGAAAAAGGAAAAAACACAATTCTTGTGTGA
- a CDS encoding CTP synthase, producing MQKFIFITGGVLSSLGKGVASASIGSILEKMGYSITFLKLDPYLNIDPGTMNPYQHGEVYVTEDGAETDLDLGHYERFTNVVLTKYNNTTSGKLYHSLLEKERRGAYLGATVQVIPHFTNEIIKSIEKAASKSEIALVEIGGTVGDIESLPFLEAIRQMGLELGKENALFIHLTYVPYIKAAGELKTKPSQHSVKELRAIGIQPDILICRADRPLPKAIKRKLALFTNVEEDSVISAPDVDIIYRIPLYFHREKIDRIISRHLNLEYREPDLKHWQKIVNTLTKLKKETDIAIVGKYVELKDAYKSIIESFTHAQIPNEIKVNLHWINADELTEENIDQKLGHVDGILVPGGFGERGVEGKILTAKYARENNIPYFGICLGMQVAVIEFARNVVGLKEANSTEFDPETPYPVIDLMPDQKGIEKKGGTMRLGAYRCSLIEGTKAFEIYGQKEIYERHRHRYEFNPDFRPLLEEKGLIVSGVYKAKNLAEIIELPEEKHQWFVACQFHPEFKSKPFKPHPLFVSFVKASFENRKRKTQE from the coding sequence TTGCAGAAGTTTATATTTATAACAGGTGGGGTTCTTTCATCTCTCGGCAAAGGTGTAGCTTCAGCAAGTATAGGTTCCATACTTGAAAAGATGGGATACAGCATCACATTCCTCAAACTTGACCCTTATCTAAATATAGACCCTGGAACGATGAACCCCTATCAGCATGGGGAGGTTTATGTTACTGAAGATGGGGCAGAAACAGACCTTGACCTTGGACATTACGAAAGGTTTACAAATGTGGTGCTTACAAAATACAACAACACAACATCTGGAAAGCTTTACCACTCTCTTTTGGAAAAGGAGAGGAGAGGTGCCTACCTGGGTGCCACAGTTCAGGTAATACCTCACTTTACAAATGAGATAATAAAAAGTATTGAAAAAGCAGCATCAAAGTCGGAGATAGCCCTCGTTGAGATAGGTGGAACTGTCGGAGATATTGAAAGTCTTCCGTTTCTTGAAGCTATAAGACAGATGGGTCTTGAGCTTGGGAAAGAAAACGCCCTTTTTATCCATCTTACTTATGTTCCTTACATAAAGGCAGCAGGTGAGTTGAAAACAAAACCTTCACAGCATTCTGTAAAAGAGCTGAGGGCTATTGGTATTCAGCCTGATATTTTGATATGCAGAGCTGACAGACCGCTTCCAAAAGCTATAAAAAGAAAACTTGCACTTTTTACAAATGTTGAGGAAGACTCTGTTATATCTGCACCAGATGTTGATATTATTTACAGGATACCTCTATATTTCCACAGGGAAAAGATAGACAGGATAATATCAAGACATCTTAATCTTGAGTATAGAGAACCTGATCTTAAACACTGGCAAAAAATAGTAAACACTCTGACAAAACTAAAAAAAGAGACTGATATAGCAATAGTAGGAAAGTATGTTGAACTGAAAGATGCCTACAAAAGTATTATTGAGTCTTTTACCCATGCCCAGATACCAAATGAGATCAAGGTAAACCTCCACTGGATTAATGCAGATGAGCTTACAGAGGAAAACATTGACCAGAAACTTGGTCATGTTGACGGTATTCTTGTTCCGGGCGGGTTTGGTGAAAGGGGTGTTGAAGGAAAAATACTGACAGCAAAATACGCAAGGGAGAACAACATTCCTTACTTTGGGATATGTCTGGGCATGCAGGTTGCTGTTATTGAGTTTGCAAGAAATGTTGTGGGACTAAAAGAGGCAAATTCAACAGAGTTTGATCCTGAAACACCTTACCCGGTTATTGATCTGATGCCTGATCAGAAAGGAATAGAGAAAAAAGGTGGAACGATGAGACTTGGAGCTTACAGGTGCAGTCTTATAGAAGGCACAAAGGCTTTTGAGATTTACGGTCAGAAAGAGATATATGAAAGACACAGACACAGGTATGAGTTTAATCCGGATTTTAGACCCCTTTTAGAAGAAAAAGGACTAATAGTCTCAGGTGTTTACAAAGCAAAAAATCTTGCAGAGATCATAGAACTTCCTGAGGAAAAACACCAGTGGTTTGTTGCATGTCAGTTTCACCCTGAATTTAAAAGCAAACCTTTCAAACCACACCCTTTGTTCGTCTCTTTCGTTAAGGCATCATTTGAAAATAGAAAAAGGAAAACACAGGAATGA